The proteins below come from a single Natrinema sp. SYSU A 869 genomic window:
- a CDS encoding CbtA family protein encodes MLVDYLERGVLAGAIAGIAYGVYMALVANPLIGYMETLAEGGEHGDHSHAGEHAHEAGEHAHAAGEHAHAVSEATTAAVSVGSGVLWGILLGGVFALAFYFLEPALPGRGRVKTYVLAGAGFLTVSVAPWLVLPPTTPGAEQAFDPTLRSAIYAGMMAVGAVVAGASVYGYGRVSARSRPFGVATAAVPIVVLVAITAIAAPTIVEIDGMPADLVAAFRGLTVLSQAALWTLVAGCFGWLQTRAGVRSVADRRDDLLTNP; translated from the coding sequence ATGCTCGTTGACTACCTCGAGCGGGGCGTGCTCGCCGGGGCGATTGCGGGAATCGCATACGGCGTCTATATGGCGCTCGTCGCGAACCCGCTAATCGGATACATGGAGACGCTCGCCGAGGGCGGCGAGCACGGCGACCACTCTCACGCCGGCGAACACGCCCACGAGGCCGGTGAGCATGCACACGCTGCCGGCGAACACGCCCATGCGGTCAGCGAGGCGACGACCGCCGCCGTGAGCGTCGGCAGCGGCGTCCTCTGGGGGATCCTACTCGGCGGCGTCTTCGCGCTCGCGTTCTACTTCCTCGAGCCGGCGTTGCCCGGTCGGGGGCGGGTCAAGACCTACGTGCTGGCCGGCGCTGGCTTCCTCACAGTCTCAGTTGCGCCCTGGCTGGTGCTTCCGCCGACGACGCCAGGTGCCGAACAGGCGTTCGATCCCACGCTCCGAAGCGCGATCTACGCAGGTATGATGGCTGTCGGCGCGGTCGTCGCCGGCGCGTCGGTCTACGGCTACGGGCGCGTCTCGGCTCGAAGCCGTCCGTTCGGGGTAGCCACAGCAGCGGTCCCGATTGTCGTCCTCGTCGCGATCACGGCGATTGCGGCGCCGACGATCGTCGAGATCGACGGAATGCCGGCCGATCTCGTGGCCGCGTTCCGCGGACTGACCGTGCTGAGTCAGGCCGCGCTCTGGACGCTCGTCGCCGGCTGTTTCGGCTGGCTTCAGACGCGAGCCGGCGTGCGCTCGGTCGCCGACCGACGCGACGACCTCTTGACTAATCCATGA
- a CDS encoding DUF4040 domain-containing protein gives MSLFAYSLVAFILATAVATALFRDILSVIIVFGAYSLGMAILYTFLLAPDVAMTEAAIGAGVTTLLLLLTIARTTRPSTDRLRERIHLPAVVVVGAFVLLLCTAVLPEMYAVGGTKTPVWSNPDVTQHYITETYHETGVENAVTSVLAAYRGFDTFGEAVVVFAAGVSTLLVLKREVFA, from the coding sequence ATGAGTCTGTTCGCGTACTCCCTCGTGGCCTTTATCCTTGCGACGGCCGTCGCGACGGCGCTGTTCCGGGACATCCTGTCGGTGATCATCGTCTTCGGAGCCTACAGCCTCGGGATGGCGATCCTCTACACGTTCCTGCTGGCACCCGACGTGGCGATGACCGAGGCCGCGATCGGTGCCGGCGTCACGACGCTGCTGCTGTTGCTGACGATCGCGCGCACGACGCGGCCCTCGACTGACCGGCTCAGAGAGCGAATCCACCTCCCGGCGGTCGTCGTCGTCGGTGCGTTCGTACTCCTGCTCTGTACTGCCGTCCTGCCCGAAATGTACGCGGTCGGTGGCACGAAGACACCGGTCTGGTCGAACCCTGACGTGACCCAACACTACATCACGGAGACGTATCACGAGACCGGCGTCGAGAACGCGGTCACGTCCGTACTCGCTGCCTACCGTGGGTTCGACACCTTCGGCGAGGCGGTCGTCGTCTTCGCCGCCGGCGTCTCGACCCTGCTCGTCCTGAAACGCGAGGTGTTCGCCTAA
- a CDS encoding ABC transporter ATP-binding protein: MSAAQFAIDATGLRKRFGNTVAVDSVDLAVDHGTVYGFLGPNGAGKTTTMRMLTTLIRPSAGEARIVGAPVTDRDAVRDSIGYLPEEPPVFDELTGREQLTYFARLRDIPASEADRRIDAWLERFDLTGDANKRIEEYSKGMRQKIGLVQALLHEPDVCFLDEPTSGLDPRAARTVMDAIAEMADEGHTIFLSTHILSVVEELADVVGVLADGRIVAEGSPETLTRQIESETDSTLEDVFLAVTTDHGPAVQQR; this comes from the coding sequence ATGTCTGCTGCTCAGTTTGCGATCGACGCGACCGGTCTGCGGAAACGATTCGGGAACACGGTCGCCGTCGACAGCGTTGACCTCGCCGTTGACCACGGAACGGTCTACGGATTTCTCGGCCCGAACGGGGCAGGAAAGACGACCACGATGCGCATGCTGACGACGCTTATTCGGCCGTCAGCAGGCGAAGCGCGGATCGTCGGTGCGCCCGTGACCGACCGCGACGCCGTCCGCGACTCGATCGGCTACCTCCCCGAAGAGCCACCGGTCTTCGACGAACTGACCGGCCGAGAACAGCTCACCTACTTCGCGCGCCTCCGTGACATCCCCGCCTCGGAGGCGGACCGACGGATCGACGCCTGGCTCGAGCGCTTCGACCTGACCGGCGACGCCAACAAACGGATCGAGGAGTACTCGAAGGGGATGCGCCAGAAGATCGGACTCGTTCAGGCGCTGTTGCACGAACCCGACGTCTGCTTTCTCGACGAACCAACGAGCGGACTCGACCCGCGGGCCGCCCGGACGGTCATGGACGCCATCGCGGAGATGGCCGATGAGGGCCACACGATCTTTCTCTCGACGCACATCCTCTCCGTCGTCGAGGAACTCGCGGACGTCGTCGGCGTCCTCGCTGACGGCCGAATCGTCGCCGAGGGCTCACCCGAGACGCTGACCCGACAGATCGAAAGCGAGACCGATTCGACGCTCGAGGACGTGTTCCTCGCAGTCACGACCGATCACGGTCCGGCGGTGCAGCAGCGATGA
- a CDS encoding monovalent cation/H+ antiporter subunit E, with the protein MSNDGRQEGDAVAVERLLVPLSDTVTVRQTVGYAVQSGLEAADPLELHLVVAMPYDADVPESSQYSEDAEGLLSRARNWVEEDANGVDVTIETTTLGADEYLFGPRDYAEIFDVYAEAHGIDRIVLDPEYQPGVTAQMLQPLERELEHVGLAYDEAPVERPARRGRLAGGSEDFDRLFATFLISYGFYLVLGDPTYWFDLVTGAAVAGIVAVSLAQVTFTVPLDRVQSPLRVVRFVIYIPYLLWEIVKANIAVSAVILRPSMPIEPTLTRVNSRVRSGLPLTALANSITLTPGTLTVRANNQQLLVHTLIPGARDDLFDGGLERGIRFVFYGRDSAEIASPRERDDAEIIGGEEL; encoded by the coding sequence GTGTCCAACGACGGTCGCCAGGAGGGAGACGCCGTGGCGGTTGAACGCCTGCTCGTCCCGCTATCGGACACAGTGACTGTCCGGCAAACGGTCGGCTACGCCGTCCAATCCGGCCTCGAGGCAGCCGATCCCCTCGAATTACATCTCGTCGTTGCGATGCCCTACGACGCCGACGTGCCCGAGAGCAGCCAGTACAGCGAGGACGCCGAGGGGCTGCTCTCGCGGGCGCGAAACTGGGTCGAGGAGGATGCCAACGGGGTTGACGTGACGATCGAGACGACGACGCTTGGTGCCGACGAGTACCTCTTCGGTCCCCGTGACTACGCCGAGATTTTCGACGTCTACGCCGAGGCACACGGGATCGACCGTATCGTCCTCGATCCGGAGTACCAGCCCGGCGTCACCGCACAGATGCTCCAACCACTCGAGCGCGAACTCGAGCACGTCGGGCTGGCCTACGATGAGGCACCCGTCGAGCGGCCGGCCCGACGCGGCCGTCTCGCCGGCGGTTCCGAAGACTTTGACCGCCTGTTCGCAACCTTCCTGATCTCCTACGGCTTCTATCTCGTCCTCGGGGATCCGACCTACTGGTTCGATCTCGTTACCGGCGCGGCGGTCGCCGGCATCGTCGCCGTCTCGCTCGCACAGGTGACGTTTACCGTGCCACTCGACCGCGTTCAGTCGCCGCTCCGAGTCGTTCGGTTCGTCATCTACATCCCGTATCTGCTCTGGGAGATCGTCAAGGCCAACATCGCGGTTTCGGCCGTGATCCTTCGGCCGTCGATGCCGATCGAGCCCACGCTGACGCGGGTCAACTCTCGCGTGCGAAGCGGCCTGCCGCTGACCGCACTGGCGAACAGCATCACGCTCACGCCGGGGACACTGACGGTTCGGGCTAACAACCAGCAACTGCTCGTCCACACGTTGATCCCGGGGGCCCGCGACGACCTCTTCGATGGCGGCTTAGAGCGGGGAATCCGCTTCGTCTTCTACGGCCGCGACTCGGCGGAGATCGCCTCGCCGCGCGAGCGCGACGACGCCGAAATCATCGGGGGTGAGGAGCTATGA
- the allB gene encoding allantoinase AllB has product MTVDLVVRNCTVVTPAGRTPDAGVAVEDGTIVAVGRSDRLPEADRVFDAEGNVLVPGIVDCHIHNREPGLEYKEDWESATRAAAVGGVTTVVGMPNTDPVIDSPEHLELKFERGEASAHVDFQSYAVVTSENLDLIPEIDETGALGYKIFLGSTVGDVPPPNDGEILEAMERIGETGKRLGFHEENGEIIDYYTEQFKAEGRNEPIDHSHSRPVIAEQEAVERMITFAEETGAKIHMFHVSSGSAADAVARGKSRGVDVTAETTPHYLWFTEDVMREKGNVARVQPPIRNAEEHERLWETGIDDGAIDCIATDHAPHTPAEKMVDDPFGNTWDAISGFVGLETEVPAMLSFVDQGRFTLEEWVRRHSARPAQVWGMYPQKGSLQVGTDADFTIVNPDREWTLEDRTELHSKNCVTPFEGESFTGKAVATVVRGEVVAEDGTVVGESGHGTRVDVD; this is encoded by the coding sequence ATGACCGTGGATCTCGTCGTGCGCAACTGTACCGTCGTCACGCCCGCGGGGCGGACGCCCGACGCGGGCGTCGCCGTCGAGGACGGAACCATCGTCGCCGTCGGCCGGAGCGACCGGCTTCCCGAGGCGGACCGCGTCTTCGACGCCGAGGGGAACGTGCTCGTCCCCGGCATCGTCGACTGTCACATCCACAATCGTGAACCCGGCCTCGAGTACAAGGAAGACTGGGAGTCCGCGACGCGAGCGGCCGCCGTCGGCGGCGTGACGACCGTCGTCGGGATGCCCAACACGGATCCAGTTATCGACAGCCCCGAGCACCTCGAGCTCAAGTTCGAACGGGGAGAGGCGTCGGCCCACGTCGATTTCCAGAGCTACGCGGTCGTCACCTCGGAAAACCTCGACCTGATTCCCGAGATCGATGAGACCGGCGCGCTCGGCTACAAGATCTTCCTCGGGTCAACGGTCGGCGACGTGCCGCCGCCGAACGACGGCGAGATTCTCGAGGCAATGGAGCGGATCGGCGAGACGGGCAAACGCCTGGGATTCCACGAGGAGAACGGCGAGATCATCGACTACTACACGGAGCAGTTCAAAGCCGAGGGGAGAAACGAACCCATCGATCACTCCCACTCACGGCCCGTGATCGCCGAGCAGGAGGCCGTCGAGCGGATGATCACGTTCGCCGAGGAGACGGGCGCAAAGATCCATATGTTCCACGTCTCCTCCGGCTCGGCTGCCGACGCCGTCGCCCGCGGCAAATCTCGCGGCGTCGATGTCACCGCCGAGACGACGCCTCACTACCTCTGGTTCACCGAGGACGTCATGCGCGAGAAGGGCAACGTCGCGCGCGTCCAGCCACCGATTCGGAACGCCGAGGAACACGAGCGACTCTGGGAGACCGGCATCGACGACGGCGCGATCGACTGTATCGCCACCGATCACGCCCCCCATACGCCCGCGGAGAAGATGGTAGACGACCCCTTCGGCAACACCTGGGACGCGATTTCAGGGTTCGTTGGCCTCGAGACCGAGGTCCCAGCCATGCTCAGCTTCGTCGATCAGGGCCGCTTCACGCTCGAGGAGTGGGTCCGCCGCCACTCGGCGCGGCCGGCCCAAGTCTGGGGAATGTACCCGCAGAAGGGGTCGCTGCAGGTCGGCACCGACGCCGACTTCACGATCGTCAACCCCGACCGGGAGTGGACGCTTGAGGACCGAACGGAACTGCATTCGAAGAACTGCGTGACGCCGTTCGAGGGCGAGTCATTTACCGGGAAAGCGGTCGCAACGGTCGTCCGCGGCGAGGTCGTGGCTGAGGATGGGACAGTCGTCGGCGAGTCGGGACACGGAACGCGCGTCGACGTCGACTGA
- a CDS encoding quinone-dependent dihydroorotate dehydrogenase: MTLYSRVRPLAFTLPAETAHDLGKRTLRAAQSTWPTRTALSYAYGYEDPALEVDLFDTTFPNPVGIAAGFDKNAEVTHALEALGFGFVEIGTVTPYPQAGNDRPRLFRLREDEAMVNRMGFNGQGMERVKSRLADDGTPDFPLGVNIGKMNSSTEREAIEDYRRVFDRLSPFADYVVVNVSCPNTPDEFDEGSSEHLRAIFEMLEVENDRNVPILVKIGPDEPEVSVFDLVDIVQEFDLDGIVATNTSTSREGLASPNQEEWGGLSGKPLADRSTAVIRSLAEYTDGELPIIGVGGVDSAENAYAKIRAGASLVQLYTGFVYEGPSTATQINRGLAALLERDGFSSVEDAVGADLE; encoded by the coding sequence ATGACGCTGTATTCGCGGGTTCGCCCCCTCGCGTTCACACTGCCGGCCGAGACGGCACACGATCTCGGTAAACGGACGCTCCGGGCGGCTCAGTCGACGTGGCCGACGCGGACGGCACTGTCCTACGCCTACGGGTACGAAGATCCCGCCCTCGAGGTCGACCTGTTCGACACCACGTTTCCGAACCCGGTCGGTATCGCCGCCGGCTTCGACAAGAACGCCGAAGTAACTCACGCCCTCGAGGCGCTGGGCTTTGGCTTCGTCGAGATTGGAACCGTCACGCCCTATCCGCAGGCGGGCAACGACCGCCCTCGACTCTTCCGGCTGCGCGAGGACGAGGCAATGGTCAACCGAATGGGATTCAATGGCCAGGGGATGGAACGCGTCAAATCGCGGCTCGCAGACGACGGGACTCCCGATTTCCCGCTCGGCGTAAACATCGGCAAGATGAACTCCTCGACCGAACGAGAGGCAATCGAGGACTACCGCCGCGTCTTCGATCGGCTCTCACCGTTTGCCGACTACGTCGTCGTGAACGTCTCCTGTCCAAATACGCCCGATGAGTTCGACGAGGGGTCGTCCGAACACCTCCGCGCGATCTTCGAGATGCTCGAGGTGGAAAACGACCGGAACGTGCCGATCCTGGTGAAGATCGGTCCCGACGAGCCCGAGGTATCCGTGTTCGATCTCGTGGACATCGTTCAGGAGTTCGACCTCGACGGGATCGTCGCGACGAACACCTCGACGAGCCGCGAGGGCCTCGCGTCTCCCAATCAAGAGGAATGGGGCGGGCTCAGCGGGAAGCCCCTCGCGGATCGCTCGACGGCCGTCATCCGATCGCTCGCGGAATATACGGACGGCGAGCTTCCGATCATCGGCGTCGGCGGCGTCGACTCGGCCGAAAACGCCTACGCGAAGATCCGTGCCGGTGCCTCACTCGTCCAGTTGTACACCGGGTTCGTCTACGAGGGGCCGTCGACCGCGACACAGATTAATCGGGGACTGGCGGCGCTGCTCGAGCGCGACGGGTTTTCGTCGGTCGAGGACGCGGTTGGTGCGGACCTCGAGTAA
- a CDS encoding cation:proton antiporter subunit C, whose amino-acid sequence MIDLLTSHYTYVLTFVLLGLGIYMVIASENLVKKLIGVNLFQTAIFLFFISMAYIEGGSAPIVPHEGTPGEVMVASPLPQVIVLTAIVVGIALTAVGLALIIRIYAEYGTLREDTLREVRADE is encoded by the coding sequence ATGATTGATCTCCTAACGAGTCACTACACGTACGTGCTCACTTTCGTCCTGCTGGGCCTTGGGATCTACATGGTGATCGCCAGTGAAAATCTCGTGAAGAAGCTGATCGGGGTGAACCTCTTCCAGACGGCGATCTTCCTGTTTTTCATCTCGATGGCATACATTGAGGGCGGATCGGCACCGATCGTCCCCCATGAGGGGACGCCTGGGGAGGTCATGGTTGCGAGCCCCCTTCCCCAGGTCATCGTGCTGACCGCCATCGTCGTCGGCATCGCGCTGACGGCGGTCGGGCTGGCGCTGATTATCCGCATCTACGCGGAGTACGGGACGCTCCGCGAGGACACCCTTCGGGAGGTGCGTGCCGATGAGTAG
- a CDS encoding cation:proton antiporter produces the protein MTPASLEDVFLVAAALFVILAIAMFYRAVVGPTTQDRLLAVNVLGTNTVVILALLAAGLDQAWFLDVALIYALLNFLMSIAISKFTVERGGVL, from the coding sequence ATGACGCCGGCTTCGCTCGAGGATGTGTTCCTCGTCGCAGCCGCGCTGTTTGTCATCCTCGCGATCGCGATGTTCTATCGCGCCGTCGTCGGCCCGACGACGCAGGACCGGCTGCTGGCGGTCAACGTCCTCGGGACGAACACAGTCGTCATCCTCGCCCTGTTAGCTGCGGGGCTCGATCAGGCGTGGTTCCTCGACGTGGCGCTGATCTACGCCCTGCTGAACTTCCTGATGTCGATCGCCATCTCGAAGTTCACCGTCGAGCGGGGTGGTGTGCTGTGA
- a CDS encoding (2Fe-2S) ferredoxin domain-containing protein, with the protein MKDRTEEHRERLDAHVFVCTNDRDGEHASCGAVGAEETVTAVKDWLRERDAFWTAVSVSETSCLGLCSEGGTAISIQPRNTWYSDVTPETVPELLESAFGPDAEQISDES; encoded by the coding sequence ATGAAAGATCGGACCGAAGAGCATCGTGAGCGCCTCGACGCGCACGTTTTCGTCTGTACCAACGACCGCGACGGCGAGCACGCGAGCTGTGGTGCGGTCGGTGCCGAGGAGACGGTCACAGCGGTCAAAGACTGGTTGCGGGAGCGCGACGCCTTCTGGACGGCTGTTTCGGTCAGCGAGACCTCGTGTCTCGGGCTGTGCAGTGAGGGTGGTACCGCGATTTCGATCCAGCCGCGAAACACCTGGTACTCGGACGTAACACCCGAGACCGTCCCCGAGCTGCTCGAGTCAGCGTTCGGTCCGGACGCAGAGCAGATCAGCGACGAGAGCTGA
- a CDS encoding helix-turn-helix domain-containing protein: MSSRRRGSTLRDAYESSSGGAVASTVTAGSWSGFLPGFSRPLQLDGSAHLAAFAGMVALAVLGGILVARNRYEEPASLANEPEPAREKFVTDRERVRQLLRENGGRMKQSNIVDSVDWSKAKVSRLLADLEEDGQITKLRLGRENLVCLPGHEPTASKSPEQANDD, encoded by the coding sequence ATGAGCAGTCGACGACGGGGTTCCACTCTTCGCGACGCGTACGAGTCGTCGAGCGGTGGTGCGGTCGCGTCCACGGTCACCGCGGGTTCGTGGTCCGGGTTCCTCCCGGGATTCAGCCGGCCGCTCCAACTGGACGGGAGTGCGCATCTCGCGGCCTTCGCCGGAATGGTCGCGCTCGCAGTGCTCGGTGGGATACTCGTCGCTCGCAACCGATACGAGGAACCAGCCTCGCTCGCGAACGAACCGGAGCCGGCCCGGGAGAAGTTCGTGACCGACCGGGAGCGGGTTCGTCAGCTCCTCCGAGAGAACGGGGGGCGGATGAAGCAGTCGAACATCGTCGACTCGGTCGACTGGTCGAAGGCGAAGGTCAGCCGACTGCTCGCCGATCTCGAGGAAGACGGCCAGATTACGAAACTGCGGCTCGGGCGCGAGAACCTGGTCTGTCTGCCGGGTCATGAACCGACGGCGTCGAAGTCGCCCGAACAGGCGAACGACGATTAG
- a CDS encoding MnhB domain-containing protein, translating into MSGSVDDTYTESQVIMTAVKIIAPFTLTYGLFMTFHGGDAPGGGFQGGTIVGVTVLMIAFAFGIEPTRQWLRNSFITGIVTGGVVIFGAIGLAMVALGGRFLEFTMLKEVFHIKPKWGLEAVEIGGISLIVSGVIISLFFTMAAGFTPERPSGTGGIGGGNADEGPDSPNAEVSDDD; encoded by the coding sequence ATGTCTGGATCCGTCGACGATACCTACACCGAGAGTCAGGTGATCATGACCGCCGTCAAGATCATCGCACCGTTTACGCTCACCTACGGGCTGTTTATGACCTTCCACGGGGGCGACGCCCCCGGTGGCGGCTTCCAAGGCGGGACCATCGTCGGCGTCACCGTCCTCATGATCGCCTTCGCGTTCGGCATCGAACCGACCCGGCAGTGGCTCAGAAACTCCTTTATCACCGGTATCGTCACTGGTGGCGTCGTCATCTTCGGGGCCATTGGCCTCGCGATGGTCGCCCTCGGTGGAAGATTCCTCGAGTTTACCATGCTCAAAGAGGTCTTCCACATCAAACCGAAGTGGGGGCTCGAGGCCGTCGAGATCGGCGGCATCTCGCTGATCGTCTCGGGAGTCATCATTAGCCTCTTCTTTACGATGGCCGCGGGCTTTACGCCCGAGCGGCCGAGCGGGACCGGCGGTATCGGCGGCGGAAACGCCGACGAGGGTCCCGACTCGCCCAACGCGGAGGTGAGCGACGATGATTGA
- the mnhG gene encoding monovalent cation/H(+) antiporter subunit G, with protein sequence MIEPIPLQATLETVRFWAIVVLLGLGVLFTFVSAIGVIRLPDVYSRAHTASQTDTLGAGFALAGVAVAFGWRHAAVYTILLLFFVFITNPTAAHAITRSAAETGVEPVLAEEGGDTDEPEVAAETDGESR encoded by the coding sequence GTGATCGAACCGATCCCGCTGCAGGCGACGCTCGAGACGGTCCGGTTCTGGGCGATTGTCGTCCTGCTCGGACTAGGTGTGCTCTTTACGTTCGTCTCGGCAATCGGCGTCATCCGGCTGCCGGACGTCTACTCGCGGGCCCACACCGCTTCCCAGACAGATACGCTCGGAGCTGGGTTTGCCCTCGCCGGCGTCGCAGTAGCCTTCGGCTGGCGGCACGCGGCGGTCTATACCATCCTCCTGCTGTTCTTCGTGTTCATCACGAACCCGACGGCGGCCCACGCAATCACCCGATCGGCTGCGGAGACGGGCGTCGAGCCCGTCCTCGCCGAGGAGGGCGGAGACACGGATGAACCCGAGGTAGCCGCCGAAACGGATGGTGAATCGCGATGA
- a CDS encoding ArsR family transcriptional regulator has protein sequence MSVQTDRTEPLAESKVFHILGNDRRRAIVQLLAEEGGQIDVSDVASEIAATESDTTPVPNNLYKSVYVSLQQTHLPQLEEDAVIEYDSDAKTIQSGHHFEEVLRYVDGHSDDHSQVLQLHLGLCVLGLAIIALAGLSLPVVSRIDPVLSSVLVFLAVAASSLYRLLG, from the coding sequence ATGTCAGTTCAAACGGACAGAACTGAGCCGCTCGCGGAGAGCAAAGTGTTTCACATCCTCGGCAACGACAGACGTCGTGCTATCGTCCAACTACTCGCAGAGGAGGGCGGACAGATCGACGTCTCCGATGTCGCAAGCGAGATCGCTGCCACCGAATCCGACACGACACCCGTCCCGAACAACCTCTATAAGAGCGTCTACGTCTCTCTCCAGCAAACGCATCTCCCCCAACTCGAGGAAGACGCCGTCATCGAGTACGATTCCGACGCGAAGACCATTCAATCGGGCCACCACTTCGAGGAAGTCCTCCGGTACGTCGACGGTCATTCCGACGATCACTCACAGGTCTTGCAACTCCACCTCGGACTCTGCGTGCTCGGCCTCGCCATCATCGCGCTGGCCGGACTCAGCCTCCCGGTCGTCTCGCGCATCGATCCCGTGCTCTCGAGCGTACTCGTCTTCCTCGCCGTTGCCGCGAGCAGTCTCTATCGACTGCTCGGCTGA
- a CDS encoding NAD-dependent epimerase/dehydratase family protein yields the protein MDSPAIRDSTILVTGGAGFIGSHLVEALVPHNEVRVLDNFTTGNRAYLPDDVTIIEGDVRDPIALQKAARGVDMIHHHAALVSVTQSVDDPRQSNRTNLEAGLLVLEQARQEDARVVVASSAAVYGHPEELPVPETAPTKPTSPYGVQKLALDQYARLYEELYGLETVALRYFNVYGPRQRGPYSGVISTFLEQARANEPITIEGDGQQSRDFVHVSDVIRANLRAATTDAVGAAYNIGTGQRTTILDLAETVRDAVDSASTIVHRDPRSGDIRHSGADTSKATRDLGFDANVGLESGIRSLVGDSRTELTETETDTALEPNRGGGSYS from the coding sequence ATGGACTCGCCAGCGATACGCGACAGCACGATCCTCGTGACCGGCGGTGCGGGCTTTATCGGCAGCCATCTCGTCGAGGCCCTCGTCCCCCACAACGAGGTCAGAGTGCTCGACAACTTCACGACTGGTAACCGCGCCTATCTCCCCGACGACGTGACGATCATCGAGGGCGACGTTCGGGATCCGATCGCCCTCCAGAAGGCGGCCCGCGGCGTCGACATGATCCACCACCACGCCGCACTCGTCAGCGTCACCCAGAGTGTCGACGACCCCCGCCAGAGCAATCGGACGAACCTTGAGGCGGGGCTACTGGTCCTCGAGCAGGCTCGCCAGGAGGACGCGCGGGTCGTCGTCGCCTCGAGTGCGGCCGTCTACGGCCATCCCGAAGAGCTGCCAGTGCCGGAGACAGCACCGACGAAGCCGACATCGCCCTACGGCGTCCAGAAGCTCGCGCTCGATCAGTACGCCCGCCTCTACGAGGAACTGTACGGGCTCGAGACCGTCGCGCTGCGCTATTTCAACGTCTACGGGCCGCGCCAGCGAGGGCCCTACAGCGGCGTCATCTCGACGTTCCTCGAGCAGGCGCGAGCGAACGAGCCAATCACGATCGAGGGCGATGGCCAGCAGAGCCGCGATTTCGTCCACGTCAGCGACGTCATCCGGGCGAACCTGCGGGCGGCGACGACCGACGCGGTCGGCGCAGCGTATAACATCGGCACGGGGCAGCGAACGACGATTCTGGACCTCGCCGAGACGGTCCGCGATGCCGTGGACTCCGCCTCGACGATCGTCCACCGCGATCCTCGCTCCGGCGACATCAGACACAGTGGCGCAGACACGTCGAAAGCGACCCGCGATCTCGGATTCGACGCCAACGTCGGCCTCGAGTCCGGAATCCGGTCGCTGGTCGGCGACAGTCGAACGGAACTGACAGAGACCGAGACCGACACTGCGCTCGAGCCGAACCGAGGCGGTGGGTCGTATAGCTGA
- a CDS encoding CbtB domain-containing protein, with protein MTTTETVHDRIGTARDDLTTGQLLAVFAFVAALTFALLFLQEPLAHDSMHNFRHAAGVICH; from the coding sequence ATGACGACGACTGAAACCGTTCACGATCGAATCGGGACCGCACGCGACGACCTCACAACTGGCCAGCTGCTGGCCGTCTTCGCGTTCGTCGCGGCGCTGACGTTCGCGCTGCTGTTCCTCCAGGAGCCCCTGGCACACGACTCGATGCATAACTTCCGGCACGCTGCCGGCGTCATCTGTCACTGA